Proteins from one Flavobacterium sp. N2038 genomic window:
- a CDS encoding DUF1697 domain-containing protein, whose amino-acid sequence MITHLALLRGINVSGHNMMKMEALKSMLENIGFQNVRTYLQSGNVFVDTEEESASKVGFMIKQEIFKVFGHEVPTVVITKKDLEACFSNNPFLKAKDVDTKKLYVAFISIALKKESINDLKISQFKPDEASIDENRIFIKYDIGAGKTRFDQKYIEKKLNVVATIRNWNTVTNLLNMYSE is encoded by the coding sequence ATGATTACACATTTAGCTCTTTTACGCGGTATCAATGTTTCCGGTCACAATATGATGAAAATGGAAGCATTAAAATCTATGTTGGAAAATATTGGTTTTCAGAATGTTCGAACTTATTTGCAATCTGGAAATGTTTTTGTTGATACAGAGGAGGAAAGTGCTTCAAAAGTAGGATTTATGATTAAACAGGAAATATTTAAAGTTTTCGGTCATGAAGTTCCAACTGTCGTGATTACGAAAAAAGATTTAGAAGCCTGTTTTTCAAATAATCCCTTTTTGAAAGCAAAAGATGTTGATACTAAGAAACTTTACGTTGCTTTTATTTCAATTGCGCTAAAAAAAGAGAGTATCAATGATTTAAAAATTAGTCAATTTAAACCAGACGAGGCAAGTATTGATGAAAACAGGATTTTTATTAAATATGATATTGGTGCTGGAAAAACGCGTTTTGACCAGAAATATATTGAGAAAAAACTAAATGTAGTTGCTACAATTAGAAATTGGAATACGGTTACAAACCTTTTAAATATGTATTCTGAATAA
- the recG gene encoding ATP-dependent DNA helicase RecG — MSNNLLETPIEYLKGVGPSRGQLLRKELGIHKYGDLVNFFPNRYIDRTRYYKINELQNTGSEVQIIGKIINIKTVEFAKNKKRLVATFVDDTGQIDLNWFQGHKWIRESLKLNEQLVIFGKCSLYGSQFSMAHPEIELLSEHEKSLRSAMQPVYPSTETLANRGISNRTINKLMEQLFIETQALFTETFPPYLIEEVRLISKRAALFNIHFPKSTDALSKAQFRLKFEELFFIQLQLITKNLIRKHKIKGHPFTKVGELFNDFYQNHLPFNLTGAQKRVIKEIRSDMGSNAQMNRLLQGDVGSGKTIVAFMSMLLAIDNGFQACLMAPTEILANQHFIGLSEFANTLNINIKILTGSTKTSERKVIHEELENGTLQILIGTHALLEDKVKFLNLGLAVIDEQHRFGVEQRSKLWKKNDIPPHVLVMTATPIPRTLAMSLYGDLDISVIDELPPGRKPIQTVHRYDSNRLKVWKFLRDEIALGRQIYIVYPLIQESEKMDYKDLMDGYESISRDFPLPQYSISILHGKMKPAEKDSEMKRFSEGKTNIMVATTVIEVGVNVPNASVMIIESAERFGLSQLHQLRGRVGRGAEQSYCILMTSHKLSSDSKTRMETMVGTNDGFEIAEVDLKLRGPGDLMGTQQSGVLNLQIADIVRDRDILSLARNYAMKILKEDGPLQKPEHAILKSVFLELTKKKNIWNYIS; from the coding sequence ATGTCTAATAATCTTCTCGAAACCCCTATCGAATACTTAAAAGGTGTTGGCCCGAGTCGTGGTCAGTTACTGCGCAAGGAATTGGGGATTCATAAATATGGAGATTTGGTCAATTTTTTTCCTAACCGGTATATTGACAGAACACGATATTACAAGATAAACGAACTACAAAATACAGGTTCTGAAGTTCAGATCATTGGCAAAATAATCAACATTAAAACGGTTGAATTTGCTAAGAACAAGAAACGTCTTGTTGCCACTTTTGTAGACGATACAGGACAAATTGATTTAAACTGGTTTCAGGGACACAAATGGATTCGTGAGAGTTTAAAATTAAACGAACAACTTGTTATTTTTGGAAAATGCTCCTTGTACGGGAGCCAGTTTAGTATGGCACATCCTGAAATAGAGCTTTTAAGCGAACATGAAAAAAGTCTGCGATCTGCCATGCAACCTGTTTATCCTTCTACAGAAACTTTGGCCAACCGTGGTATTTCAAATCGAACCATTAATAAACTGATGGAGCAATTGTTTATTGAAACTCAGGCTTTATTTACCGAAACTTTTCCACCTTATTTAATCGAGGAAGTGAGGTTAATTTCGAAAAGAGCCGCTTTATTCAATATCCATTTCCCAAAAAGCACCGATGCTTTGTCGAAAGCTCAATTCCGATTAAAATTTGAAGAATTGTTTTTTATTCAATTACAGTTAATCACCAAAAATTTAATCAGAAAGCATAAAATTAAAGGCCATCCGTTTACAAAAGTGGGCGAATTATTTAATGATTTTTATCAAAACCATTTGCCATTTAATCTTACAGGTGCTCAGAAACGAGTAATAAAAGAAATTCGTTCAGATATGGGAAGCAATGCCCAAATGAACCGATTACTGCAGGGAGATGTTGGTTCCGGAAAAACAATTGTTGCTTTTATGAGTATGCTTTTGGCCATTGATAATGGTTTTCAGGCTTGTTTAATGGCTCCAACAGAAATTCTTGCTAATCAACATTTTATTGGACTATCTGAATTTGCCAATACTTTAAATATCAACATCAAAATATTAACCGGTTCAACCAAAACTTCTGAAAGAAAAGTTATTCACGAAGAACTTGAAAACGGAACGCTGCAAATTTTAATAGGAACTCATGCTTTATTAGAAGATAAAGTAAAATTTCTGAATTTAGGTTTAGCTGTTATTGATGAACAACATCGTTTTGGAGTGGAACAACGCTCTAAATTGTGGAAGAAAAATGATATTCCGCCACACGTTTTGGTAATGACAGCAACCCCAATTCCGAGAACTTTAGCCATGAGCCTATATGGTGATCTTGATATTTCTGTAATTGATGAATTACCACCGGGAAGAAAACCCATTCAAACCGTACATCGTTACGACTCCAATCGTTTGAAAGTCTGGAAATTTCTCCGTGATGAAATTGCACTCGGAAGACAAATCTATATTGTATATCCTTTAATTCAGGAATCTGAAAAAATGGATTACAAAGATTTAATGGATGGCTACGAAAGTATATCACGTGATTTTCCGCTACCTCAATATTCGATTTCAATTTTGCACGGAAAGATGAAACCGGCTGAAAAAGATTCGGAGATGAAGCGCTTTTCGGAAGGAAAAACCAATATTATGGTGGCTACAACAGTAATTGAAGTTGGTGTAAACGTACCCAATGCCAGTGTTATGATTATTGAAAGCGCAGAGCGTTTTGGCTTATCACAATTACATCAGTTACGCGGACGTGTTGGTCGTGGTGCTGAACAAAGTTATTGTATTTTAATGACGAGTCATAAATTGAGTTCTGACAGTAAAACCCGTATGGAAACTATGGTTGGTACTAATGATGGCTTTGAGATTGCCGAAGTAGATCTTAAACTTCGGGGTCCCGGTGATTTAATGGGAACACAGCAAAGTGGTGTTTTAAATCTTCAGATTGCTGATATTGTCCGTGACCGTGATATTTTGAGTCTCGCCAGAAACTATGCTATGAAAATTCTAAAAGAAGATGGTCCTTTGCAAAAACCGGAACATGCTATCTTAAAATCTGTTTTTCTTGAACTGACGAAAAAGAAAAATATCTGGAATTATATTAGTTGA
- a CDS encoding PAS domain-containing protein, whose translation MDTRTTRPTPSDREVDWNKNKVLLSKTDTKGTILYANEDFIDVSGYDEFELIGQAHNIIRHPDMPKVIFKFLWDSIKSSKNIHAIIKNMSKTGRYYWVITDFKIIADTDGEIVGYFGTRKSVPEDIIVKFIEPLYKKLLHIEEASGMLASEEYLVGFLEERKKTYMEYIDHLVATGKDDKNKVSKGLFNGFFEKKDAPKKK comes from the coding sequence ATGGATACCAGAACTACCCGCCCAACTCCATCAGACAGAGAAGTTGATTGGAACAAGAATAAAGTACTGCTTAGTAAAACAGATACTAAAGGAACCATTTTATATGCCAATGAAGATTTTATTGACGTTTCTGGTTATGACGAGTTTGAGCTTATTGGACAGGCACATAATATAATACGCCATCCTGATATGCCCAAAGTGATTTTTAAATTTTTATGGGACAGTATTAAATCAAGCAAAAATATTCATGCCATCATCAAGAATATGTCCAAAACGGGCCGATATTATTGGGTAATTACCGACTTTAAAATCATAGCAGATACTGATGGTGAAATTGTAGGTTATTTTGGAACAAGAAAATCTGTTCCGGAAGACATTATTGTCAAGTTTATTGAGCCTTTGTACAAAAAACTGTTGCATATCGAAGAGGCGAGCGGTATGCTGGCATCAGAAGAATATCTGGTTGGGTTTTTAGAAGAGCGTAAAAAGACCTACATGGAATATATTGACCATCTTGTTGCAACAGGAAAAGATGATAAAAACAAAGTAAGCAAAGGTTTGTTTAATGGTTTTTTCGAAAAGAAAGATGCTCCTAAAAAGAAATAA
- a CDS encoding thioredoxin fold domain-containing protein, whose product MKKKLLLGLWFSLLLGAIVVLFWQNEFKYSLPTPVPENYHKIAMGSRIDLKCCVNDNKPVFVHFYNPDCPCSRFNVPHVAGLIKKYGDRINFKIVVLNKEKSFTIEEIQDKFDAKIPVYFDSEMAKSCGVFSTPQAVLLDSSQKLYYRGNYNKTRYCTNADSNYAQQAIDSLLSHTNAPSFDALALRAYGCSLPKCTK is encoded by the coding sequence ATGAAGAAAAAATTACTTCTTGGCCTTTGGTTCTCTTTATTGTTAGGTGCTATTGTTGTTTTGTTTTGGCAGAATGAGTTTAAATATAGTTTGCCAACACCTGTTCCTGAAAATTATCACAAAATCGCAATGGGAAGCAGAATTGATTTAAAATGCTGTGTTAATGATAATAAACCGGTATTTGTTCATTTTTATAACCCAGATTGTCCTTGTTCCCGATTTAACGTTCCTCATGTAGCGGGATTAATCAAAAAGTACGGTGATCGTATTAATTTTAAAATAGTCGTTTTAAACAAAGAAAAGAGTTTTACGATTGAAGAAATTCAGGACAAGTTTGATGCAAAGATTCCTGTTTATTTTGATTCTGAAATGGCGAAAAGTTGCGGTGTTTTCTCAACACCTCAGGCGGTGCTGCTAGACAGTTCTCAAAAATTATATTATAGAGGAAATTACAATAAAACAAGATATTGTACTAATGCCGATAGTAATTATGCCCAACAGGCAATAGATTCTTTATTAAGTCATACAAATGCCCCATCATTTGATGCTTTGGCTCTAAGAGCGTACGGATGTTCGTTACCAAAATGCACTAAATAA
- a CDS encoding TolC family protein: MTIKNLYSTLLLLFLCIIQANAQEVLTIEDATKIALENNFEIKIAKNNSKISETNVTIGNAGMLPSAIASITDNNSITNSSQTRQDGTTTSLDNAKNNSLNYGVSLGWTVFDGMKMFARLDQLKELQKLGDSELRRTVLIKIVQVNSAYYDLVQQQHQLAALDTTIVISKQRLTLAQNRFSIGKASKLEVLNAQVDLNSDQVALLRQKETYANAKILLNQYLARDPKINYTVTDLVTVNDALNLTELSELAHKQNPAVEAQIINKRIAELQLKQVKADRYPVVNLTSGYNFTESQSSLGFTSQASSRGLNYGFNATLNIFDGFNQHRNEKVAKLEIENSQIAIEQQNMILDTQLSTAFQTYLTNLELIGLEEDNVTIAKQNLDITLDKFRIGTITTLDFRTAQLNYVNAKVRYSNAQYQAKLSEIALRELAGNINF; the protein is encoded by the coding sequence ATGACTATTAAAAATTTATACAGCACTTTACTCCTTCTCTTCTTATGCATTATACAAGCAAATGCACAGGAAGTTTTGACTATAGAGGATGCTACAAAAATTGCTCTTGAGAATAATTTCGAAATTAAAATTGCCAAGAATAATTCAAAAATCAGCGAGACGAATGTTACGATTGGAAATGCCGGAATGTTACCTTCTGCAATAGCTTCTATTACAGACAATAACAGCATTACCAATTCATCGCAAACACGTCAGGACGGAACAACTACTTCCTTAGACAATGCCAAAAACAACAGCTTAAATTATGGTGTAAGCCTTGGCTGGACTGTTTTTGACGGAATGAAAATGTTTGCCAGACTAGATCAGTTAAAAGAACTACAAAAATTAGGCGATTCAGAATTAAGAAGAACTGTTTTAATAAAAATAGTTCAGGTAAATTCCGCTTACTACGATCTTGTACAGCAACAACATCAATTGGCCGCTCTGGATACCACAATTGTAATTTCGAAGCAAAGATTAACATTAGCACAAAACCGTTTCAGCATAGGAAAAGCTTCAAAATTAGAAGTTTTAAATGCTCAGGTTGATTTAAATTCTGATCAGGTTGCCTTATTGAGACAAAAAGAAACGTATGCAAATGCCAAAATCTTACTAAACCAATATCTGGCACGCGATCCCAAAATCAACTATACAGTGACTGATTTAGTAACCGTAAATGATGCTTTAAATCTGACCGAACTATCAGAACTTGCTCATAAACAAAATCCGGCTGTAGAAGCCCAAATTATCAACAAACGAATTGCTGAATTGCAATTAAAACAAGTAAAAGCAGATCGTTACCCGGTTGTAAATTTAACCTCAGGATACAATTTTACAGAAAGTCAGTCCAGTTTAGGTTTTACGAGTCAGGCTTCATCAAGAGGTTTAAATTATGGCTTTAATGCTACTTTAAATATATTTGACGGTTTTAATCAGCATCGAAATGAAAAAGTAGCAAAACTTGAAATCGAAAACTCTCAGATTGCTATAGAACAGCAAAACATGATTTTGGATACTCAGTTAAGTACCGCTTTTCAAACGTATTTAACCAATTTAGAATTAATCGGATTAGAAGAAGATAACGTTACAATTGCCAAACAAAACTTAGACATTACCTTGGATAAATTTAGAATCGGAACCATTACAACTCTTGATTTCAGAACTGCTCAGTTAAATTATGTCAATGCAAAAGTACGCTACAGCAATGCACAATATCAGGCAAAATTATCTGAAATTGCCTTGAGAGAATTAGCTGGTAATATTAATTTTTAA
- a CDS encoding bestrophin family protein, with product MIAYNTKEWFTFIFHFHKSDTIRQLFPVMIGIGIYSGLVGYSEIIYFDIDQNHYLKNIPIMHGILGFVISLLLVFRTNTAYDRWWEARKLWGGLVNNSRNFAIKLSAILKDENDRKFFRKFIPAYASILYKHLNNSDTAKQLFEDVDLELDHHKHKPNQVKRMMYHKINDLYDAKKISGDQLIILNAELVAFTDICGACERIKNTPIPYSYSAFIKKFIFFYIMTLPFGYSLSLGYYVVPVVVFIFYVLASLELIAEEIEDPFGDDENDLPIKKISENIKKHVEELI from the coding sequence ATGATCGCATATAATACCAAAGAGTGGTTTACTTTTATCTTCCATTTTCATAAATCTGACACCATCAGACAATTATTCCCTGTAATGATTGGTATTGGTATTTACTCCGGACTTGTAGGCTATTCTGAAATTATTTATTTTGATATTGACCAAAACCATTATCTCAAAAATATTCCGATAATGCACGGAATATTAGGTTTTGTAATTTCGCTTTTATTAGTTTTCAGAACCAATACTGCCTATGATCGCTGGTGGGAAGCTAGAAAATTATGGGGTGGTTTAGTCAATAATAGCCGTAATTTTGCCATAAAACTTTCGGCTATTTTAAAAGACGAAAATGACCGCAAATTTTTCAGAAAATTTATTCCGGCTTATGCCTCTATTTTATACAAGCATTTAAACAATTCAGACACAGCAAAACAGCTTTTTGAAGATGTTGATTTAGAACTTGATCACCATAAACACAAGCCCAATCAGGTAAAAAGAATGATGTATCATAAAATTAATGATTTGTATGATGCAAAAAAAATCAGTGGTGATCAGTTAATCATTCTAAATGCCGAACTGGTTGCCTTTACTGATATTTGCGGTGCCTGTGAACGAATAAAAAACACTCCTATTCCCTACTCTTACAGTGCCTTTATCAAGAAGTTTATCTTTTTCTACATTATGACTTTGCCTTTTGGATATTCATTAAGTTTAGGTTATTATGTAGTTCCGGTTGTTGTTTTTATCTTTTATGTTTTGGCCAGTTTAGAATTAATTGCCGAAGAAATCGAAGATCCTTTTGGTGATGATGAAAACGATCTTCCTATTAAAAAAATATCCGAAAACATCAAAAAGCATGTTGAAGAACTGATTTAA
- a CDS encoding AraC family transcriptional regulator: MQNQRVLIHPPQLSNEKSLKTLVENRSVYTLNNCELNLFETYESSKLVPLKFNDFVVTSMLRGKKIMHLFDDPGFDYLPGETVVIPSNIEMKIDFPEASKENPTQCLALAIDNSKINDTLNFLNERYPKEGSNTYWQLNYQNYFFYNNIDLATTINKLIKECTSTSITKDALADLTLQELLIRIIQTQTAKSIDEGLKISSSNPIFEVTEFIKLNLKENISLKILSEKACMSTTSFYRFFKRELGMSPIEYVLNEKIKHAKKLLRNPGIQINEVCYLSGFEDANYFTRLFKKHEGITPKQYQLLYVN, encoded by the coding sequence ATGCAGAATCAACGTGTTTTAATCCATCCGCCTCAATTATCGAATGAAAAATCATTAAAAACACTTGTTGAAAACAGGAGTGTTTACACGCTGAACAACTGCGAATTAAATCTTTTTGAGACTTACGAATCTTCTAAACTGGTTCCGTTAAAATTTAATGATTTTGTGGTAACAAGTATGTTGCGTGGCAAAAAAATCATGCATTTATTTGATGATCCCGGTTTTGATTATTTGCCCGGAGAAACTGTCGTTATTCCTTCAAATATTGAGATGAAAATAGATTTTCCGGAAGCTTCAAAAGAAAATCCGACGCAATGTCTTGCTTTAGCCATTGATAATAGTAAAATTAACGACACTTTAAATTTTTTAAATGAACGCTATCCCAAAGAAGGCAGCAATACATATTGGCAATTAAACTATCAGAATTATTTTTTTTACAATAATATTGATCTTGCCACAACAATCAATAAACTAATTAAGGAGTGTACCAGTACTTCTATTACCAAAGATGCGCTGGCTGACTTAACTTTACAGGAATTATTAATCCGAATCATTCAGACTCAAACCGCAAAATCTATTGATGAAGGGCTTAAAATTTCTTCCAGCAACCCTATTTTTGAAGTTACTGAATTCATCAAACTAAATCTTAAAGAAAATATAAGTCTAAAAATATTAAGTGAGAAGGCTTGTATGAGCACAACTTCATTCTACCGCTTTTTTAAACGTGAGTTAGGCATGAGTCCAATTGAATATGTTTTGAATGAAAAAATTAAACATGCCAAAAAATTACTTAGGAATCCCGGAATCCAAATAAACGAAGTGTGTTATTTATCCGGTTTTGAAGATGCAAACTATTTTACCCGATTGTTTAAAAAACACGAAGGAATTACGCCAAAACAGTATCAGTTGCTTTATGTTAACTAA
- a CDS encoding DUF779 domain-containing protein encodes MIKRLDATKEAIELIRILKEKHGDLMFYQAGGCCEGTQPQCFEKGSYYQRTGDVCIGTIEDAEFWIDNDLYEYWKHSHFTLKVIDAFGVGGFSLETPLKKTFQIEYRIFTEEEEKDLESVKIFL; translated from the coding sequence ATGATAAAGAGATTAGATGCAACAAAAGAAGCAATTGAATTAATCAGAATTCTAAAGGAAAAACATGGCGATTTAATGTTTTACCAGGCCGGAGGATGCTGTGAGGGAACTCAGCCGCAATGTTTTGAAAAAGGCAGTTACTATCAGCGAACTGGCGATGTTTGTATAGGAACGATAGAAGATGCAGAATTTTGGATTGATAATGACTTGTACGAATATTGGAAACATTCGCATTTTACCCTTAAAGTAATTGATGCTTTTGGTGTTGGTGGTTTTTCATTAGAAACTCCGCTCAAAAAGACTTTTCAAATCGAATACAGAATTTTTACCGAAGAAGAGGAGAAGGATTTGGAGAGTGTAAAAATTTTTCTTTAA
- the adhP gene encoding alcohol dehydrogenase AdhP translates to MIKTIYYAHKSIFVMLPKTMKAAVIREFGSLLKIEEVEVKRPGRNEILVKVIASGVCHTDLHAVEGDWPVKPKMPLIPGHEAVGYVAAVGQDVKNVKEGDAVGVPWLYSACGGCDQCITGWETLCDSQQNGGYSVDGGFAEFVIADARYVGILPSNVNFIEMAPILCAGVTVYKGLKETEVKPGEWVAISGIGGLGHVAVQYAKAMGMHVAAIDVADDKLDLAKRLGADLVVNAMNQNPGEYLKKEVGGMHGALITAVSPIAFKQGLETLRRKGTMALNGLPPGTFDLSIFDTVLNRITIRGSIVGTRKDMKEAIEFAAEGKVKATVTSEKLENINNVFDKMKKGQIEGRVVLDIANI, encoded by the coding sequence ATGATAAAAACAATTTATTATGCTCATAAATCAATCTTTGTTATGTTACCAAAAACGATGAAAGCAGCAGTTATTAGAGAATTTGGTTCTCTTTTAAAAATTGAAGAAGTAGAAGTAAAACGACCAGGAAGAAATGAGATCCTTGTAAAAGTTATCGCAAGTGGAGTTTGTCATACTGATTTGCATGCTGTTGAAGGGGATTGGCCTGTAAAACCAAAAATGCCACTAATCCCTGGGCATGAAGCAGTTGGTTATGTCGCCGCTGTGGGGCAGGACGTAAAAAATGTAAAAGAAGGAGATGCTGTTGGTGTTCCGTGGCTTTATAGCGCATGTGGTGGCTGTGATCAGTGTATTACAGGATGGGAAACTTTATGTGATAGCCAACAGAATGGAGGTTACAGTGTTGATGGTGGTTTTGCAGAATTTGTAATTGCAGATGCCAGATATGTTGGAATTCTTCCTTCAAATGTAAATTTTATAGAAATGGCTCCCATACTTTGTGCCGGAGTTACGGTTTATAAAGGGCTTAAAGAAACAGAGGTAAAACCCGGAGAATGGGTTGCTATTTCTGGAATTGGTGGCCTGGGGCATGTTGCTGTACAATATGCAAAGGCAATGGGAATGCACGTTGCGGCAATTGATGTTGCCGATGATAAGCTTGACTTAGCAAAAAGGCTAGGTGCCGATTTGGTCGTAAATGCAATGAATCAAAATCCTGGAGAATATTTAAAAAAGGAAGTCGGTGGGATGCACGGGGCATTGATAACAGCAGTTTCTCCTATAGCTTTTAAGCAAGGTCTTGAAACATTAAGAAGAAAAGGTACAATGGCACTTAACGGACTTCCTCCAGGTACTTTTGATTTATCAATTTTTGATACGGTTTTAAACAGGATTACAATTCGGGGTTCTATTGTTGGTACCCGTAAGGATATGAAAGAAGCAATAGAATTTGCTGCCGAAGGAAAAGTAAAAGCCACTGTAACTTCTGAAAAACTCGAAAATATTAATAACGTTTTTGATAAAATGAAGAAAGGACAAATTGAAGGACGAGTCGTTCTTGATATTGCAAATATTTAA
- a CDS encoding aldehyde dehydrogenase family protein, translated as MSTTAKRPDFKAKYDNYINGKFTAPVSGEYFDVVSPIDGKVFTKAAHSGKEDLEKAVDAAHEAFKTWEKTSVTERSILLNKIAQKIEDNLEYIATVETIDNGKPIRETLAADIPLAIDHFRYFAGVIRAEESSIAELDSQTVSIALSEPLGVVAQIIPWNFPILMAVWKIAPALAAGNTIVLKPAESTPISIMVLMELIGDILPAGVLNIVNGFGAELGRPLVTNKKVAKAAFTGSTTTGRLVMQYATENIIPVTLELGGKSPNIFFPSVADHDDDFFDKAIEGAVLFALNQGEICTCPSRLLIHEDIYDKFIAKVIERTEAIIAGNPLDKSTMIGAQTSIVQKEKIMSYIKLGKEEGAELLTGGDENKLGGELDGGYYIKPTLFKGHNKMRIFQEEIFGPVLAVTTFKTTEEAIEIANDTMYGLGAGVWTRDAHEIYQVPRAIQSGRVWINQYHSYPAGAPFGGYKQSGIGRENHKMMLSQYRQTKNMLISYDKKKLGFF; from the coding sequence ATGAGCACAACGGCAAAAAGACCTGACTTTAAGGCAAAATATGACAATTATATAAATGGAAAATTTACTGCGCCTGTGTCAGGAGAGTATTTTGATGTTGTTTCTCCTATTGATGGAAAAGTATTTACAAAAGCAGCACATTCCGGAAAAGAAGATCTTGAGAAAGCAGTAGATGCAGCGCATGAGGCATTTAAAACATGGGAAAAAACATCTGTAACAGAACGAAGTATTTTACTCAATAAAATTGCGCAAAAAATAGAAGACAATCTTGAATACATCGCAACTGTAGAGACCATAGATAACGGAAAACCAATTCGCGAAACACTTGCGGCAGATATTCCGCTTGCAATTGATCATTTTAGATATTTTGCCGGAGTAATTCGTGCTGAAGAAAGTTCAATTGCAGAACTTGATTCGCAAACTGTTTCAATTGCATTAAGTGAACCTCTTGGTGTTGTAGCACAAATTATTCCGTGGAATTTCCCGATTTTAATGGCGGTATGGAAAATAGCTCCGGCTTTGGCAGCAGGAAATACTATTGTTTTAAAACCTGCCGAAAGTACTCCAATCTCCATTATGGTTTTAATGGAATTAATTGGAGATATTCTTCCTGCGGGTGTTTTAAATATCGTAAATGGTTTTGGTGCAGAACTTGGACGTCCGTTGGTAACAAACAAAAAAGTGGCTAAAGCTGCATTTACAGGATCAACAACAACCGGGCGTTTGGTAATGCAATATGCGACCGAAAATATTATTCCGGTTACTCTGGAGTTAGGAGGGAAATCACCAAATATTTTCTTTCCGTCTGTAGCAGATCATGATGATGATTTCTTTGATAAAGCGATTGAAGGTGCTGTTTTGTTTGCTTTAAATCAGGGCGAGATCTGTACTTGTCCTTCGCGATTGTTAATTCATGAAGACATTTACGATAAGTTTATTGCTAAGGTTATCGAAAGGACTGAAGCTATAATAGCAGGAAATCCATTGGATAAATCGACTATGATTGGAGCACAGACTTCGATAGTGCAGAAAGAAAAAATCATGTCTTACATCAAATTGGGTAAAGAAGAAGGTGCAGAATTATTAACCGGAGGAGATGAAAATAAACTGGGAGGAGAACTTGATGGTGGTTATTACATCAAACCAACGTTGTTTAAAGGACATAACAAAATGAGAATTTTTCAGGAAGAAATTTTTGGACCAGTACTAGCTGTTACAACTTTTAAAACTACCGAAGAGGCAATCGAAATTGCAAACGATACCATGTACGGGCTTGGCGCGGGAGTATGGACACGTGATGCACACGAAATATATCAGGTTCCAAGAGCAATTCAGTCGGGACGTGTCTGGATCAATCAATATCATTCTTATCCGGCCGGAGCACCATTTGGCGGCTATAAACAATCCGGAATTGGTCGTGAGAATCACAAAATGATGTTGAGTCAATACCGTCAAACCAAAAATATGCTTATTTCCTACGATAAAAAGAAATTAGGTTTCTTCTAA